One genomic region from Candidatus Xiphinematobacter sp. encodes:
- a CDS encoding AAA family ATPase, whose product MNTFSGLDEQVQEARHWIRPLLDEVSKVIIGQSTLVQRLLVGILTNGHILLEGVPGLAKTLAVRTLASAVQTGFQRVQFTPDLLPADLIGTPIYNPRTGEFTTKLGPIFSNLLLADEINRAPAKVQSALLEAMQERQVTLGGQTYPLPDPFLVLATQNPIEQEGTYPLPEAQLDRFMLKLKIGYPSREEELAILDMMATSTPRLSVLSTVSMSEIVRARSVVNGIYVNGRVRDYIVDIVRATRAPEAFKLKLDSLIRYGASPRATIFLTLASKANAFITGRAYVTPQDVKSVGLDVLRHRVGITYEAEAELVTSENVIEKIFAGLPVP is encoded by the coding sequence ATGAATACGTTTTCAGGGTTAGATGAGCAAGTCCAGGAGGCCAGGCACTGGATACGACCCTTACTCGATGAAGTAAGCAAGGTGATTATCGGCCAGAGCACGCTAGTTCAACGCTTGCTGGTAGGTATCCTAACTAATGGGCATATTTTGTTAGAAGGCGTGCCTGGTCTGGCTAAGACGCTGGCGGTGCGTACCTTGGCCTCAGCAGTTCAGACAGGATTTCAAAGAGTGCAATTTACTCCAGACCTTCTACCTGCTGACTTGATAGGAACACCAATTTATAATCCACGCACCGGAGAATTCACTACAAAGCTGGGCCCTATTTTCTCTAACTTGCTCCTCGCGGACGAGATTAATCGGGCTCCGGCTAAAGTACAAAGTGCTTTGCTAGAGGCCATGCAGGAGCGGCAGGTAACCCTAGGTGGACAAACTTATCCCCTTCCAGACCCATTTCTGGTCTTAGCAACGCAAAACCCTATTGAGCAGGAGGGTACTTATCCATTACCTGAGGCTCAGTTGGACCGTTTTATGTTAAAACTTAAAATAGGCTATCCTAGCCGGGAGGAAGAGCTTGCTATCCTAGATATGATGGCTACTTCTACACCACGACTCTCTGTGTTAAGTACTGTGAGCATGTCGGAAATTGTCCGCGCTCGCAGTGTAGTAAACGGGATTTATGTGAATGGGCGTGTGAGAGATTACATCGTGGATATTGTTAGGGCCACTCGCGCTCCGGAGGCCTTCAAGCTTAAATTGGACAGCCTAATTCGCTATGGTGCATCCCCGCGTGCGACCATTTTCCTTACACTTGCCAGTAAGGCAAATGCATTCATAACCGGTAGAGCGTACGTAACTCCACAGGATGTCAAATCTGTCGGGTTAGACGTATTGCGCCATCGGGTCGGGATAACCTACGAAGCAGAGGCGGAGTTGGTAACCAGCGAGAATGTTATCGAAAAAATTTTCGCCGGCCTTCCAGTACCCTGA
- the waaF gene encoding lipopolysaccharide heptosyltransferase II has translation MSSPGLHSRLQFLEQGMHHVFACVAYGVIGIIRLLPLSICFFIGQILGLAAWGTLPRYRKLAKKNIIHAFPKKYSNFQVNRLVLQHFITAGANCLSALKIPTLSEPQIHACSSVENKELIQSCVEAGRGVVAAVSHMGNWELFAQLNSFFPNVPTGAVYQPLRSRWVDNLVNKGRCKRGLVLFNRKNGFSAPITMLRQGGVVGVLVDQHAGDGGIWTPLFYRLASTSPLAATLACRTGAAVLPMAIFTDGFARWRISIRHPISYQPGCSNKLTADINCVLELQIQESPKDWFWVHDRWKIPNPDFLLFQKRRGTYLPKGTREHLFPFRILVRSSNWLGDAVMSIPAVQALKKGRADARISVLVAGELAALWHTIKEVDEVIPISKGESLWSIAHKLRGRFEAAILFPNSCRCALEVFLAGIPRRVGYRGHYRFWLLNQIVEAPKQGAGVAPKHHSEHYLWMAKALGAPPPQLSSPISLPLVPSSRLIAPTLGLCPGAAYGPAKHWPMDRFQEVIRGVSEETGYRWKVFGTSKDASIVRAIVAGLPKDIVLNYVGKTDLTVLISELLSIRLLLTNDTGVMHLAALLGIPVVAIFGSTEPLLTAPLGRKHSVLRQHVECSPCFLQSCPIDFRCMKAISVRQVKEAVFKVLEYPNGARSDLRHSTTVPS, from the coding sequence ATGAGTTCCCCTGGTCTTCATAGCAGACTCCAATTCCTGGAACAGGGTATGCATCATGTCTTCGCCTGTGTAGCCTACGGAGTGATAGGCATCATTCGCTTACTTCCTCTTTCCATCTGTTTTTTTATTGGGCAAATACTAGGCCTGGCTGCCTGGGGCACATTGCCAAGATACCGTAAACTAGCAAAGAAAAATATAATTCACGCTTTCCCAAAAAAGTACTCCAACTTTCAGGTTAATCGACTAGTCCTGCAACACTTTATAACAGCTGGTGCAAACTGTCTCAGCGCTTTAAAAATCCCTACTCTTAGCGAGCCACAGATCCACGCCTGCTCTTCTGTGGAAAACAAAGAGTTGATTCAGTCTTGTGTGGAAGCAGGTAGGGGAGTAGTGGCGGCTGTTAGCCATATGGGGAATTGGGAGCTATTTGCCCAGTTAAACTCCTTCTTCCCGAATGTGCCTACCGGCGCCGTCTACCAGCCCCTACGGAGTAGGTGGGTTGATAACTTGGTCAACAAGGGCCGCTGTAAACGTGGCTTGGTTCTGTTTAACCGGAAAAACGGATTTTCCGCCCCTATTACCATGCTGCGCCAGGGCGGAGTTGTAGGGGTACTAGTAGACCAACACGCTGGCGATGGAGGAATTTGGACTCCACTTTTTTACAGACTAGCATCAACCTCTCCCCTCGCCGCTACGCTTGCATGTAGAACTGGAGCAGCAGTACTTCCTATGGCCATCTTTACGGATGGGTTTGCTCGTTGGAGAATTTCGATCCGACATCCTATCTCATACCAACCAGGCTGTTCTAATAAGTTAACTGCGGATATCAATTGCGTTCTCGAATTGCAAATCCAAGAGTCGCCAAAAGATTGGTTCTGGGTCCATGATCGCTGGAAAATACCTAACCCAGACTTCTTGCTTTTCCAAAAAAGGCGAGGAACTTATCTCCCTAAGGGAACTAGAGAACACCTGTTCCCGTTTCGTATACTTGTCCGCTCTAGCAACTGGCTTGGGGATGCTGTTATGAGCATTCCGGCAGTACAGGCCCTCAAAAAAGGCAGGGCAGATGCTAGAATTTCCGTCTTGGTGGCTGGGGAACTAGCTGCGCTCTGGCATACGATAAAGGAGGTCGACGAGGTAATTCCGATTTCTAAGGGGGAGAGCCTTTGGAGCATCGCACACAAGCTGCGGGGTCGCTTTGAGGCTGCCATACTTTTTCCCAATTCTTGCAGATGTGCGTTAGAAGTTTTTCTGGCCGGTATTCCCCGTCGCGTTGGCTATCGAGGACATTACCGTTTTTGGCTGCTTAACCAGATTGTAGAGGCGCCAAAGCAAGGGGCTGGCGTGGCTCCAAAACACCATTCAGAACATTACCTATGGATGGCAAAAGCACTCGGAGCACCTCCTCCGCAACTTTCCTCTCCTATCAGTCTTCCCCTAGTTCCATCAAGTCGCTTAATCGCTCCCACTCTTGGATTATGTCCAGGCGCAGCATACGGCCCCGCTAAGCATTGGCCAATGGATCGATTCCAAGAAGTGATCAGGGGAGTTTCCGAGGAAACGGGATACCGCTGGAAAGTCTTTGGTACTTCTAAGGACGCTTCTATTGTCAGGGCAATCGTGGCTGGTCTCCCAAAAGATATTGTACTGAATTACGTAGGGAAAACTGATCTCACTGTGTTGATCTCAGAGCTCTTGTCTATCCGCCTTCTTTTAACAAATGACACTGGGGTCATGCATCTAGCTGCCTTGTTAGGGATCCCTGTGGTAGCCATTTTTGGCTCTACAGAGCCTTTATTGACTGCTCCTCTCGGAAGAAAACACAGTGTACTGCGCCAACATGTGGAGTGTAGTCCTTGCTTTCTCCAAAGCTGCCCTATCGATTTTAGGTGTATGAAAGCGATTAGCGTAAGACAGGTAAAAGAAGCGGTGTTTAAAGTTTTAGAATACCCAAACGGGGCGAGGAGTGATCTGCGCCACTCAACCACTGTGCCTTCCTAA